One Camelina sativa cultivar DH55 chromosome 3, Cs, whole genome shotgun sequence genomic window carries:
- the LOC104763591 gene encoding transcription factor bHLH113 produces the protein MAFARDAGMMMENKRNVCSLGESSIKRHKSDLSFNSKERKDKVGERISALQQIVSPYGKTDTASVLLDAMHYIEFLHEQVKVLSAPYLQTIPDVTQEELEQYCQYSLRNRGLCLVPMENTVGVAQSNGADIWAPVKTPLSPAFSVTSQSPFT, from the exons ATGGCATTCGCTAGAGACGCCGGAATGATGATGGAGAATAAGCGGAATGTCTGCTCTCTCGGAGAAAGCAGCATCAAACGTCACAAGTCTGATCTCTCTTTCAATTCCAAG GAGAGGAAGGACAAAGTTGGAGAACGCATCTCAGCTCTTCAACAGATTGTTTCTCCTTATGGAAAG ACTGACACTGCATCAGTTCTTCTTGACGCGATGCATTACATAGAGTTTCTTCATGAACAAGTGAAG GTGCTAAGTGCTCCATATCTGCAAACGATACCTGATGTTACGCAG GAGGAGCTGGAGCAGTACTGCCAGTACAGTctgagaaacagaggattatGCCTTGTTCCAATGGAGAATACAGTAGGAGTTGCTCAGAGCAACGGAGCTGATATCTGGGCGCCCGTGAAGACTCCTCTATCTCCAGCTTTCAGCGTTACGTCTCAGTCACCCTTTACATGA
- the LOC104763581 gene encoding 15 kDa selenoprotein-like: KPELTGSDHSKAAASNILHYRRICEDFGSADEPEREREMKMMVVLLAKMMAVMVLMLASTISAKEQLSAKECEDLGFTGLALCSDCHSLSEYVKDQELVSDCLKCCADDSEDSMSKVTYSGAILEVCMRKLVFYPEIVGFIEEEKEKFPSVKVQYIFNSPPKLIMLDESGEHKESIRIDNWKREHLLQYMREKVKPTAAS; this comes from the exons AAACCGGAATTGACCGGATCGGATCATAGCAAGGCAGCAGCAAGCAACATTTTACATTATCGTCGGATCTGCGAAGACTTTGGATCTGCTGAtgagccagagagagagagagagatgaagatgatggttgTATTATTAGCGAAGATGATGGCGGTGATGGTTTTGATGTTGGCATCGACGATCTCAGCAAAAGAGCAGCTAAGCGCTAAGGAATGCGAGGATCTGGGATTTACAGGTCTTGCTCTCTGCTCCGATTGCCACTCACTCTCTGAATACGTCAAGGACCAAG AGTTGGTATCTGATTGCTTGAAGTGTTGTGCTGATGATTCCGAGGATTCCATGAGCAAG GTTACCTACTCCGGCGCTATATTAGAGGTGTGTATGAGAAAGTTGGTTTTCTATCCTGAAATTGTTGGTTTTAttgaagaggagaaagagaagttCCCTAGCGTAAAAGTTCAGTACATTTTCAACTCCCCACCCAAGTTGATCATGCTCGATGAATCTGGTGAACATAAGGAATCAATAAG AATCGACAACTGGAAACGCGAACATCTACTCCAGTATATGAGGGAGAAGGTCAAGCCTACTGCAGCAAGTTAG
- the LOC104763600 gene encoding protein FAM136A-like has translation MDHIAAAEEQIVTERIKRKFEEVNAAAQSQLSPIQDHINFTLQQAYFKCAYECFDRSRKQEEIANCVERCSLPVVNAQQHFEGEMAQFQERMNRSLMVCQDKFEAAKLHQNRVDAVKAMEGCVNRSTQDNLDTLPHIVQRMKTSFSIAD, from the exons ATGGATCACATAGCAGCAGCGGAGGAGCAAATTGTAACGGAAAGGATTAAAAGAAAATTCGAAGAAGTTAACGCAGCTGCTCAGTCGCAACTCTCTCCTATTCAAGATCACATCAATTTCACCCTTCAG CAAGCATATTTCAAATGTGCGTACGAGTGCTTTGACAGAAGTCGGAAGCAAGAGGAGATAGCCAACTGTGTTGAGCGCTGCAGTCTTCCAGTTGTCAATGCTCAACAGCATTTCGAAGGCGAAATGGCTCAGTTTCAG GAAAGGATGAACAGATCTCTCATGGTCTGTCAAGACAAATTTGAGGCTGCAAAGCTCCATCAGAACAGAGTTGATGCCGTCAAAGCTATGGAGGGTTGTGTGAACAGATCCACTCAGGATAATCTCGATACATTGCCTCATATTGTGCAGAGAATGAAGACGTCATTCTCCATTGCCGACTAA
- the LOC104763625 gene encoding protein FAM136A-like has translation MDPKAVSEEQIVLERIRRKIEEVKAAGQSQLSPIQEHISFTLQQAYFKCAHECFEKRRTKDVTNNCVELCRVPVVNSQQRFDSEMAKFQGRMNRSLMVCQDKFEAAKLVSSISRIDAPKDLEDCVTDAAAALLGS, from the exons atGGATCCCAAGGCAGTTTCTGAAGAGCAAATCGTATTGGAGAGGATTAGGAGAAAAATCGAAGAAGTAAAAGCAGCTGGGCAGTCGCAGCTCTCTCCTATACAAGAACATATCAGTTTCACCCTTCag CAAGCTTATTTTAAGTGTGCACACGAGTGCTTTGAGAAAAGAAGAACGAAAGATGTGACAAATAACTGCGTTGAGCTCTGCCGTGTTCCCGTTGTTAATTCTCAACAACGATTCGATAGCGAGATGGCCAAGTTTCAG GGAAGGATGAACAGATCACTCATGGTATGTCAAGACAAATTTGAGGCTGCGAAGCTAGTTAGTAGTATTAGCAGAATTGATGCCCCCAAAGATCTGGAGGATTGCGTGACCGATGCTGCGGCAGCATTACTTGGCAGCTAA
- the LOC104763610 gene encoding pentatricopeptide repeat-containing protein At1g05750, chloroplastic-like, translating into MGFLPVVGINSPAVPQQVPFITRKNHANQKIQKLNQSTSENIVSWTSRITLLTRNGRLAEAAKEFTDMRVAGVEPNHITFIALLSGCGDIHSGSEALGDLLHGYACKLGLDRTHVMVGTAVLGMYSKRGRVKKARLVFDYMVDKNSVTWNTMIDGYMRSGQVDNAVKVFDEMPERYLISWTAMINGFVKKGFHEEALVWFREMQISGVKPDYVAIIATLNACTNLGALSFGLWVHRYVMSQDFKNNVRVSNSLIDLYCRCGCVKFAREVFAKMEKRTVVSWNSVIVGFAANENAHESLVYFRTMQDEGFKPDAVTFTGALTACSHVGLVEEGLRYFQTMKRDYRILPRIEHYGCLVDLYSRAGRLEDALKVVESMPMKPNEVVIGSLLAACRTHGNNTVLAERLMKHISDMNVKSHSNYVILSNMYAADGKWEGASQMRRKMKGLGLKKQPGFSSIEIDDCTHVFMAGDSAHVETAYIREVLELVSSDLRLQGCVVETLAGDHLSDNTTLFWL; encoded by the exons ATGGGTTTCCTTCCCGTCGTCGGAATTAACTCGCCGGCGGTACCGCAACAAGTACCTTTCATCACCCGTAAAAACCACGCCAATCAAAAGATCCAGAAACTTAATCAATCTACCTCCGAAAACATTGTTTCATGGACTTCTCGCATCACCCTCCTCACACGCAATGGTCGGTTAGCGGAGGCAGCGAAGGAATTCACCGATATGAGAGTCGCCGGCGTAGAGCCTAACCACATCACTTTTATCGCTCTACTCTCTGGTTGTGGTGATATTCACTCCGGAAGTGAAGCCTTGGGCGATTTGCTTCATGGGTATGCTTGTAAACTTGGTCTCGATAGAACCCATGTCATGGTTGGCACCGCAGTTCTCGGCATGTACTCAAAACGCGGTCGTGTTAAGAAGGCTAGATTGGTTTTCGATTACATGGTTGATAAAAATTCGGTTACTTGGAATACAATGATCGATGGGTACATGAGGAGTGGTCAAGTCGATAACGCTGTtaaggtgttcgacgaaatgcctgaaCGATACTTGATTTCTTGGACAGCTATGATAAATGGGTTTGTTAAGAAAGGCTTTCACGAGGAAGCTTTGGTATGGTTCCGTGAGATGCAGATTTCAGGAGTCAAACCAGATTACGTTGCTATTATTGCTACTCTTAATGCTTGCACGAACCTAGGTGCTCTTTCGTTTGGATTATGGGTACATCGTTATGTGATGAGTCAGGATTTCAAGAACAATGTCAGGGTGAGTAATTCACTGATTGATTTGTATTGTCGATGCGGGTGTGTTAAGTTTGCTCGTGAAGTTTTTGCCAAGATGGAGAAACGAACTGTAGTTTCGTGGAATTCAGTCATTGTTGGTTTTGCTGCTAATGAAAACGCGCATGAATCTTTAGTCTACTTCAGGACAATGCAAGATGAAGGGTTTAAACCTGACGCAGTCACTTTCACCGGTGCACTTACGGCTTGTAGCCATGTAGGTCTAGTTGAGGAAGGTCTTCGATATTTCCAAACGATGAAAAGGGATTACAGAATCTTGCCTCGGATTGAGCATTATGGATGTTTAGTGGATTTGTATAGTCGGGCTGGGAGATTGGAAGACGCTTTGAAAGTGGTAGAGAGCATGCCGATGAAGCCAAATGAAGTTGTGATTGGGTCGTTACTTGCAGCCTGCAGGACTCATGGGAACAATACCGTCTTAGCAGAGAGGCTGATGAAGCATATTAGTGACATGAATGTGAAAAGCCATTCAAATTATGTGATTCTCTCGAATATGTATGCGGCTGATGGAAAATGGGAAGGAGCTAGTcagatgaggaggaagatgaagggTCTCGGCTTAAAGAAGCAGCCGGGGTTTAGTTCCATAGAGATTGATGATTGCACACATGTCTTCATGGCTGGTGACAGTGCCCATGTTGAGACCGCTTATATCCGCGAAGTCCTCGagcttgtttcttctgatttGCGATTACAGGGCTGTGTTGTTGAAACCCTTGCTGGTGATCACCTCAGTGACAAT ACAACTTTGTTCTGGTTATGA
- the LOC104763636 gene encoding protein RESTRICTED TEV MOVEMENT 1-like isoform X2: protein MEEKMKIGPVGKHDARSSTTVNWDEGKHDGFISQIFLSHSLGGIMSIQFQFVLDGKLVLSDRHGPFISNMFDVIELNYPHEYITGISGEYYKYEASNPHIRSLKFTTNTSEYGPFGTSGSSYEKFAFKLGKSPQFGGFHGTYDASGLQYIGVYLQPKTVQPKIDTEETESKIVLG, encoded by the exons ATGGAAGAAAAGATGAAGATAGGACCCGTAGGGAAGCATGATGCTAGAAGCAGCACAACTGTAAACTGGGACGAAGGAAAACACGATGGCTTCATCTCTCAGATCTTTCTCTCTCATAGCCTCGGAGGTATTATGTCTATCCAATTCCAGTTCGTTCTGGACGGGAAGCTTGTTTTATCCGACCGTCACGGTCCATTTATCAGCAACATGTTTGACGTT ATAGAGCTCAACTACCCGCATGAGTACATAACTGGAATCAGTGGAGAGTATTACAAGTATGAAGCTAGCAATCCTCACATAAGGTCTCTCAAATTCACTACCAACACTAGTGAGTACGGTCCTTTTGGCACCTCCGGTTCCAGCTACGAAAAGTTCGCGTTTAAACTCGGGAAATCTCCTCAGTTTGGCGGTTTCCATGGGACTTACGATGCCTCCGGACTACAGTACATCGGTGTTTATCTCCAGCCTAAAACAGTTCAACCCAAGATCGATACAGAGGAAACGGAGTCAAAAATTGTTTTGGGTTGA
- the LOC104763636 gene encoding protein RESTRICTED TEV MOVEMENT 1-like isoform X1, with protein sequence MEEKMKIGPVGKHDARSSTTVNWDEGKHDGFISQIFLSHSLGGIMSIQFQFVLDGKLVLSDRHGPFISNMFDVQIELNYPHEYITGISGEYYKYEASNPHIRSLKFTTNTSEYGPFGTSGSSYEKFAFKLGKSPQFGGFHGTYDASGLQYIGVYLQPKTVQPKIDTEETESKIVLG encoded by the exons ATGGAAGAAAAGATGAAGATAGGACCCGTAGGGAAGCATGATGCTAGAAGCAGCACAACTGTAAACTGGGACGAAGGAAAACACGATGGCTTCATCTCTCAGATCTTTCTCTCTCATAGCCTCGGAGGTATTATGTCTATCCAATTCCAGTTCGTTCTGGACGGGAAGCTTGTTTTATCCGACCGTCACGGTCCATTTATCAGCAACATGTTTGACGTT CAGATAGAGCTCAACTACCCGCATGAGTACATAACTGGAATCAGTGGAGAGTATTACAAGTATGAAGCTAGCAATCCTCACATAAGGTCTCTCAAATTCACTACCAACACTAGTGAGTACGGTCCTTTTGGCACCTCCGGTTCCAGCTACGAAAAGTTCGCGTTTAAACTCGGGAAATCTCCTCAGTTTGGCGGTTTCCATGGGACTTACGATGCCTCCGGACTACAGTACATCGGTGTTTATCTCCAGCCTAAAACAGTTCAACCCAAGATCGATACAGAGGAAACGGAGTCAAAAATTGTTTTGGGTTGA